AATCCGATGACATACGCGCTCATGATGGCGCCGGAGGGCGCACCGGTCGCACGGTCGTCGATGGTGCCCGCGGTCACCAGGATCCCCGCACCGAAGATCATCGCGATGAAGGCGTACAGGGAGATCTCGCCGCCGCCGGTACGGTCCGACAGCCAGCCGCCGATAGGCCGCGCGAGCGAGCCCAACAGCGGTCCGATGAATGCGATCTGCGCGGCGTGCAGCGAGGCCTGTGCCGCCGCCTGCGCCGGAGTCAGGCCGCTGTTGGCCAGCCCGGCAAGGAAGTTCAGCTGCAGCACCTGACCGAACGCGAAGCTGAATCCGATAAAGGAACCGAAGGTGCCGATATACAGGAAGGCGATGATCCACGAGTCGCGGTACTTCATCACGTCGATGAGCGAGCGTCCGTCGGTCTTCTGGTTCGCCAGGTTGTCCATGAACAGCGCCGCACCCACGGCCGCGAAGGCGATCAGCACCAGGTAGATGGCGGCCACCCAGTGCGGTGAGCGGTTTCCGGCGGTGGCTATGACCAGCAGGCCGATGACCTGGATCACCGGGACACCGATGTTTCCGCCCCCCGCGTTGAGACCGAGCGCCCAGCCCTTGAACCGTTGCGGGTAAAAGGCATTGATATTGGTCATCGAGGACGCGAAGTTTCCGCCACCGAACCCGGCGACCGCGGCCACGATCATGAACGTCGTGTAGGAGGTCTCGGGGTGCCCCATGAAGTACAGCGTCAGCGCGGTGGGTACGGCCAACACCAGCGCACTGAAGATGGTCCAGTTGCGACCGCCGAACCATGCGGTGGCGAAGGTGTAGGGCAAGCGCAGCACCGCGCCCACCAGGGTCGGCATGGCCACCAGGAAGAATTTTCCGGCAGCGTCGATGTGATAGACGTTCTGCGGCATGAACAGAACCATCACCGA
The nucleotide sequence above comes from Mycobacteroides saopaulense. Encoded proteins:
- a CDS encoding nitrate/nitrite transporter, translated to MANNTAAAPIARRGRWIENWDPEDVAAWENGGAKVARRNLIWSVVAEHVGFSVWSIWSVMVLFMPQNVYHIDAAGKFFLVAMPTLVGAVLRLPYTFATAWFGGRNWTIFSALVLAVPTALTLYFMGHPETSYTTFMIVAAVAGFGGGNFASSMTNINAFYPQRFKGWALGLNAGGGNIGVPVIQVIGLLVIATAGNRSPHWVAAIYLVLIAFAAVGAALFMDNLANQKTDGRSLIDVMKYRDSWIIAFLYIGTFGSFIGFSFAFGQVLQLNFLAGLANSGLTPAQAAAQASLHAAQIAFIGPLLGSLARPIGGWLSDRTGGGEISLYAFIAMIFGAGILVTAGTIDDRATGAPSGAIMSAYVIGFIILFVVSGIGNGSVYKMIPSIFAAKARSAGHDESWSRTMSGALIGVAGAIGALGGVAINLVLRASYLSAAKSATMAFWVFLAFYVVCAAVTWYAYVRRPVGISVPAVSSSKNEVAV